A DNA window from Paramormyrops kingsleyae isolate MSU_618 chromosome 10, PKINGS_0.4, whole genome shotgun sequence contains the following coding sequences:
- the zdhhc9 gene encoding palmitoyltransferase ZDHHC9 encodes MSAVMVPKKVTRKWEKLPGKNTFCCDGRVMMARQKGVFYLTLFLIIGTCSLFFAFECPYLGVHLSPAIPVFAVVLFLFVMAVLLRTSFSDPGVLPRALPDEAAFIEMEIEAAIGSVPAGQRPPPRIRNVQINNQIVKLKYCYTCKIFRPPRASHCSICDNCVDRFDHHCPWVGNCVGKRNYRYFYLFTLSLSLLTVYIFTFDIVHVVLRSLESDFVTTIKETPGTVLEVLICFFTLWSVVGLTGFHTYLITLNQTTNEDIKGSWTGKNRVQNPYSHRNVIKNCCEVLCGPAYPSVLDRRGVMTEETPAVPQEPEAKSAPPPQTTRTTAPLIPNEHTPDDTKTKLAAAPEEEEKPHLPQDTPLPPLDTSAGPRPDPQSPQ; translated from the exons atgtcgGCAGTGATGGTGCCAAAGAAGGTGACCCGAAAATGGGAGAAGCTGCCGGGGAAGAACACTTTCTGCTGCGATGGACGTGTGATGATGGCCCGGCAGAAGGGCGTCTTTTACCTGACCCTGTTCCTCATCATCGGCACCTGCTCCCTCTTCTTTGCTTTCGA GTGCCCGTACCTCGGGGTGCACCTGTCCCCGGCCATCCCGGTGTTTGCAGTCGTGCTCTTCCTGTTCGTCATGGCCGTGCTGCTGAGGACCAGTTTCAGTGACCCTGGGGTGCTGCCGCGGGCGTTGCCGGATGAGGCTGCATTTATAGAGATGGAGATCG AGGCAGCCATTGGGAGCGTCCCGGCGgggcagcgccccccccctcgCATCAGGAATGTCCAGATCAACAACCAGATTGTGAAGCTGAAGTACTGCTACACCTGCAAGATCTTCCGGCCTCCCCGAGCCTCGCACTGCAGCATTTGCGACAACTGCGTGG ATCGCTTTGACCACCACTGCCCCTGGGTGGGCAACTGCGTGGGCAAGAGGAACTATCGCTACTTCTACCTCTTCACGCTGTCGCTCTCCCTGCTCACCGTCTACATCTTCACCTTCGACATCGTCCACGTGGTCCTGC GGTCGCTGGAGTCTGATTTTGTGACGACCATCAAGGAGACGCCCGGGAC TGTGCTGGAGGTGTTGATCTGCTTCTTCACATTATGGTCAGTAGTGGGTTTGACTGGCTTCCACACCTACCTGATAACCCTCAACCAGACCACCAACGAGGAT ATTAAAGGCTCCTGGACGGGGAAGAATCGAGTACAGAACCCATACAGCCACAGAAACGTCATCAAGAACTGCTGTGAGGTTCTGTGCGGCCCTGCCTATCCCAG TGTGCTGGACCGGAGGGGGGTGATGACAGAGGAAACACCTGCTGTTCCCCAGGAGCCAGAAGCCAAGAGCGCCCCCCCGCCACAGACCACT AGAACCACAGCCCCCCTCATCCCCAATGAGCACACTCCAGACGACACTAAGACCAAACTGGCTGCCGCCcctgaggaagaggagaagcCCCACCTTCCTCAGGACACTCCACTCCCGCCACTGGACACCAGCGCAGGGCCCAGGCCTGACCCCCAATCCCCCCAGTAG
- the sash3 gene encoding SAM and SH3 domain-containing protein 3, with product MLRRKPSNASEKEPARAEKKKLSLQRSSSFKDFMKSKPSSPVVADKEFPLGEPLVEDMPLEDSGKSGGKLGKKWRAVITRTMTRKTSKMVQKALAEEGLESGEDSPVSPPCSDWAPDLTGQRTSMCSSESEDSTHPALSRQLSGCGDRQSLDSGYSQRDSMRLEDSTYTGPFCGRARVHTDFTPSPYDIESLKLQKGDIIDIIEKPPVGTWTGKLNNKVGSFKFIYVTILPDEVTPPQKRRSRFRQHRCRPKTLMEMLEKIGLTDLNPLLSMHFENLDHFRELKESHLNELNITDPELRTKILNAAEMLLDSDSEGDEADGEEKTGTPRDSGCFESTENLENGREEAETGPAPEADAGLQPEAQQEAEPGLADTQNQLEGLSVEDTS from the exons ATGTTGCGAAGGAAACCATCCAACGCCTCTGAGAAGGAGCCGGCTCGGGCGGAGAAGAAAAAG CTCTCGCTGCAGAGATCCAGCAGTTTCAAAGACTTCATGAAGTCCAAGCCATCATCTCCTGTGGTGGCTGATAAGGAGTTTCCCCTGGGTGAACCG CTGGTGGAGGACATGCCCCTGGAGGACAGTGGGAAGAGCGGCGGGAAACTGGGGAAGAAGTGGCGGGCTGTCATCACCCGAACCATGACCCGCAAGACCTCCAAGATGGTGCAGAAGGCCCTTGCAGAGGAAGGG TTGGAGAGCGGTGAAGACAGCCCCGTGTCCCCCCCGTGCAGCGACTGGGCCCCTGACCTGACCGGCCAGCGGACTTCCATGTGCTCCAGCGAGTCGGAGGATTCCACACACCCAGCCCTGTCCCGGCAGCTGTCTGGCT GTGGTGATAGGCAGAGCCTGGACAGCGGCTACAGCCAGAGAGACAGCATGCGGCTAGAAGACAGCACCTACACTGGGCCGTTCTGCGGCCGTGCCCGTGTGCACACCGACTTCACGCCCAGCCCCTACGACATAGAGTCCCTGAAGCTGCAG AAAGGCGATATCATCGACATCATCGAGAAGCCCCCAGTGGGGACCTGGACTGGAAAGCTCAACAACAAAGTGGGCTCCTTCAAGTTCATCTATGTCACCATTCTTCCTGATGAGGTCACGCCACCCCAGAAGAGGCGGAGTCGCTTCAGGCAGCATCGATGCAGACCAAAGACCCtgatggagatgctggagaAGATTGGCCTGACG GACCTCAACCCCCTCCTCTCCATGCACTTTGAGAATCTGGACCACTTCCGTGAGCTGAAGGAATCCCACCTCAACGAGCTGAACATTACAGACCCTGAGCTCCGAACCAAGATCCTAAACGCCGCGGAGATGCTGCTTGACT ccgacAGCGAGGGAGACGAAGCCGACGGAGAGGAGAAGACCGGCACACCCAGGGACTCGGGCTGCTTCGAGAGCACGGAGAACCTGGAGAATGGACGCGAGGAGGCAGAAACGGGGCCGGCGCCAGAAGCGGACGCAGGGCTGCAGCCAGAAGCACAGCAGGAAGCGGAACCGGGCCTTGCAGACACCCAGAACCAGCTGGAGGGTCTATCAGTAGAAGACACATCCTAG
- the trmt12 gene encoding tRNA wybutosine-synthesizing protein 2 homolog yields MEGVPAISVPLRFAQQYREHLEAHGVLNPKLRMLKRSDGTVALPVQPDCLPGLDLTALRLSVGHETTCALTCIQAPEPSKKESMKSTSMALLDCVRRLLVSQGETWSEDLTGDVPRSWQRHGDLALLGGGCFSQEVWSRLGAALWLTVARVLGVNRLAQAGRVSSDGHRTPAVTMLLGEDSWVTHVDNKIRYQFDVTKCMFSAGNITEKLRIASFDCRGETVVDLYAGIGYFTLPYLVHSGAAHVHACEWNPHAVEALRRNLELNGVSDRCTIHQGDNRQLDLRNVADRVNLGLIPSSEQGWPVACRLLKRATGGILHIHQNVTSPLSHGEAEPAVGEKAAPQTRGCAEREAWRQWAEDTALRIAALLEEDCGTPWRTTIQHLNDVKSYAPHIHHIVLDLECRPC; encoded by the exons ATGGAGGGCGTCCCAGCCATCAGCGTGCCGCTCCGTTTTGCTCAGCAGTACCG GGAGCACTTGGAGGCGCACGGCGTTTTGAACCCGAAGCTCCGCATGCTGAAGCGCTCCGACGGCACCGTGGCGCTGCCCGTGCAGCCAGACTGCCTCCCCGGGCTGGACCTGACTGCCCTCCGCCTCTCCGTTGGCCACGAAACGACTTGCGCCCTAACATGCATACAG GCTCCCGAACCGTCCAAGAAGGAAAGCATGAAGAGCACCAGCATGGCCCTGCTGGACTGTGTGCGGCGGCTGCTGGTCTCACAGGGGGAGACGTGGAGCGAGGACCTGACGGGAGATGTTCCTCGGAGCTGGCAGCGCCATGGGGATCTGGCTCTGCTGGGGGGTGGCTGCTTCTCTCAGGAGGTTTGGAGCAGACTGG GAGCAGCCTTGTGGCTCACTGTGGCACGTGTGCTGGGTGTGAATCGCCTGGCCCAGGCAGGGAGGGTCAGCAGCGACGGACACCGCACCCCAGCGGTGACTATGTTACTGGGGGAAGACAGCTGGGTGACCCATGTGGACAACAAGATCAG GTACCAATTTGATGTGACCAAGTGTATGTTCTCAGCTGGAAACATCACTGAGAAACTGAGGATTGCGTCATTTGACTGCAGGGGGGAGACAGTCGTGGATTTGTATGCAG GCATTGGCTACTTCACCCTCCCCTACTTGGTACATTCTGGGGCAGCCCACGTTCACGCCTGTGAGTGGAATCCGCATGCCGTGGAGGCCCTGCGCAGGAACCTGGAACTGAATGGAGTCTCAGACCGTTGCACCATCCACCAGGGTGACAATAGACAG CTCGACCTGCGTAACGTGGCAGACCGGGTCAACCTTGGCCTGATCCCCAGCTCCGAGCAGGGCTGGCCTGTAGCCTGTCGCCTCCTGAAGCGAGCCACGGGAGGTATCTTGCACATCCACCAGAATGTGACCTCACCTCTGAGCCATGGGGaggcggagccagcagtcgGGGAGAAAGCAGCACCGCAGACACGTGGCTGTGCGGAGAGGGAGGCATGGAGACAGTGGGCTGAAGATACAGCCCTCCGCATCGCCGCCCTGCTGGAGGAAGACTGCGGGACACCCTGGAGGACGACTATCCAGCACTTAAATGATGTCAAATCATACGCACCTCACATCCATCACATAGTACTGGACTTGGAGTGTAGACCATGCTGA